One Vicia villosa cultivar HV-30 ecotype Madison, WI linkage group LG5, Vvil1.0, whole genome shotgun sequence genomic window, GTTTTGCTTACTGGTTTTCATGTGTTACGGAGAAAGAGTTAACGATGACAAAATCAACGATATCGAGCGTGTTCAACGTACACTTCTGTTGAGTCTCAACAAATTCAACCTTCTGAATTTCTTTCCGAAGATCACTAGGGTTTTGTTCCGGAAACGATGGGAGGAGTTGTTGAAGTTGAAGCAAGATCAAAATGATGTTTTACTTCCATTGATAAGAGCAAGGAAGCAAGCCAAAGAAAGTGGATCAATCAAAAACAACGTTGTTTCGTATGTAGATACTCTTGTGGAATTGGAATTACCTGAGGAGAAACGTAAATTGAATGAAGATGAAATTGTTAGTCTTTGTTCAGAGTTTTTGAATGCAGGCACAGACACAACTTCAACAGCTTTGCAATGGATCATGGCGAATTTGGTGAAGTATCCACAAGTGCAAGACAAGATTATGGAGGAGCTTAAAGCGGCGTTTGGCGATGAAAGAAACGAAGAGAACGCGGAGGTGAAAGAGGAAGATTTGCACAAACTGCCTTATCTAAAGAGTGTGATATTGGAAGGGCTGAGACGTCATCCACCAGGGCACTTTGTGTTGCCACATACAGTTAAAGAGGATGTTGTTTTGAATGGCTATTTGGTGCCAAAAGATGGGATAGTGAACTTCATGGTGGCAGATATAGGGCGGGATCCTCGAGTTTGGGAAGATCCGATGGCGTTTAAGCCGGAGAGGTTTATGAAGGAGGAGACATTTGATATCACTGGgagcaaagagataaagatgatgccatttggagttggGAGGAGAATTTGTCCTGGATATAATCTAGCTATGCTCCATTTGGAATACTTTGTGGCTAATTTGGTTTGGAATTTTGAGTGGAAGCTTCCGGAGGGAGGGGATGTTGATTTGTCTGAAAAGCATGAGTTCACAGTGGTCATGAAGAATCCTTTGCAGGTTCATATTTCTCCTAGGGTTTAGATTATatgatatatgtgtatgtatACCTTACTCTTGGTCTTGGAGTATAGGTATATAgtaataaaatgtttatttagttGTTTATTGAAGTCAAATGTTGCTTTAGTTGTTCGTTGAGTTAAAATGTTGTCAAACCATCCTAGATGTGTTACTTGACAGCAGTGTAACGTAGAGTCAAAGTCAATAAGATTGTGAAATTTTATGCAGTAAAAAAAAAGATTGTGAATTGTTATGAAATTTTTTTGCTGAAAAACTGGAGTGGTCTCGTCCCCTACTCATATTCATGTGCAATATAGAAATTAAATGCATATTTATTGATGACTTAAATTACGAATTTAATTTTATGATGCAATTTTAGAAATAGTTATGCAATTGACATATTGTTGATGATTGACAGTGTTTGCACTTACTTCGATATAAAaagtttttacatttttttttgacagaaaataaatgatattcattcattcaaatcgatagagtatatctttgcaatacaaattcaaaatcgccaaaaacaaaaaagatgaatctgcgaacaaatccacagcatccatgttaatagcataaaacggcaaattgcatatgcctacaaatattaatgtattgactgtattgagatgtccgaaatattcatgcttccggatctgtagcgttgacggcaccaaagtcattgattgaatctgcactagatcgaaactaacctttcaacctgaaacaaatgaacaccgcacaaaaacggaaaaacaaaatacccgcacaaagacgataaatcaaaatacaccacagaaatatgtgaaatcaaaacaaaagatgacccacgaaatcacaaaaaaagacaaaaagaaaaggtgtgaaaatcacttatttaagtaatagataaacaaaaacgatttggagggctgattttggatcaaaattgaccctaaatcacccctctttaagagagaggaaggaaaaagaagaaaagtgggAAGAGGGAGTACTATTTATTAAGGATTTTAAATGGTGAAAGCTTAGattatttgaaaaataataatttttcatttattaaggattttttttgttttgctttaaatgatcaaatattatattaataatattctcCAAATTTGTGGGAAGAGGGAGTACTATTCTTGCAGAATTTTGGGGATTTTTTGAAGGTATAAAACTCACACAAAGGCTAGAATATAGGAGGGTAGAGATCAATGTTGACTCTTTACAAGTGACTGAAgctattgaaaaaaaaaggaagagtTGAGCAAATAGATTGTGTCGCCATTCTTTGTCAAATTTTGGAGGTGATGGACACGATAGAGGTGGTGATTATATCGCATGTCTACAGGAGCGCAAATGCTTGTGCTGATGCTTTGAAAAAACTTGGTAGTAGGGAGAGTAGTCTTACTTTTTATGATAAAGCTCCAAGTTTTCTTAAAGACTTGTTGGAGACTGATATTTCTGAAATTTTGGTCTTTAATCTAGACCTTGTGTAGTTGTGTTTTtgtttgggcttaggccctcattgctataaaaaaaactatattaataATGGATGCaaaaattatatatgtatatgtataaaaGTGCCAAAACAACAACACAATAGCAAAATACTATGATaacaaaaagaataaaataaattacaaCAACCACCGACTAAAAATAAACACGAAAGAAGAAAAACTCAATTGTTCATCCCCAAACAAGCCATCTTCCAACAAGAGTCAGGCTAATATAAAGCAACCATACTCACAACCATGGACAAAAATAAAAACCACTACAAATCACGGGGTTAGCCCAGACTCTCGATTCACTATTGGTTCCAACACAAGATAGAATTTTGAAGTCAATCATTGAGGGGAGAGAGAGGTTTGAGGTGatttactaaaaaaataattttagaacAAAAAGAAACTCTTATTCTCCACCCTTTTCACATTAGTTGACGAATTAGTAAAAACTTATCCTTGCGAACAACCCAGGTAGCCCATACCACCGCGTGCCGAATCATAAAGACCCCTAGAAAGGACCGAAATAACCCCTAACCACCTAAAGACCCCatacaaaatattgaaaagtAAACTAGAAGTAACAAATAAATGGGATCCTGACTCAACTTGATTCCCACAAAGAACATATAAGGCCCCCTCTAGATCAGAAAAAATTCTACTTGAATAGGTTTTCCTTAGACATATATAATTCTATTGTACAAAATTTTCCAGGAAAGACCGCCACATTATAGGGGGCCTAACTTATCCAAATCAGAGGGAGAGTTGGGAAAACATTCGCTACAGGCTTCTTTGAGATTAGGGATGACAAGTAGACCCAAACCCGCagggcccacccgcacccgaacccgaatcaacgggtgaaaacccgagttgactgagtttgggttcgggtgccacccgatatttcgggttcgggtagtgtgaaacccgcacccgaaacccgaaatcacacccgcatatatatatatatatatttatatatatatatatagataaatatatatatatataagtatatatatataaataaatatatatatatatacatatatatatatatatatatgtatatatatatatatatatatatatatatatatatatatatatatatataaataaataaatatatatataaaatatattgtggaaagttgtagaaatattgtaggaaaaatgtattttgtgtattttgttaCGGGTTCggatttgggtgaaaaaacccgaaacccagcgggtgtgggcgtgggtgttgttttgccacccgaacagtatttgggtttgggttcgggttcgggtgccgatttcgggtgcgggtttgggtagtgtgaaacccgcacccgagcCGTTGCCATCCCTATCTGAGATATGACTAACATTAGACTGGGCAATATATGCATAAGACACATAGAATGATTGATCTCTAATATATCTTAAAACCCACCTATCAGACTCCATATTCAGGTGGACCATTTTTTTTGCTACAAGTGGTTCTTCATGCACAAAGAATGGTTGTCTCCATCTAAGGTCCCAAATGGTTACCCATTTAACACACCTCCCCACCTTAGCTACCATCCCTTTAGAATGTTtagaaatatagaaaaatatattgTTGTGATCAACATTGCACCATGAACAAAGTGATTCGGTGAGAAAGAGATATTTTTAGAACAGACACTACAAACATGTTTCAGTTTTCAAAAGAGAGATGagagagaaaaggaaaaagaagaaagataacaAAGTTGGTTAAAACAATTTTACTATTCACTTTCTCAAAAATAGGGTTTATAGGTTACAAGTGAATAACGACTAACTCTTAACCCCATGTCAACAACCTGAGAGAATAGTCTATTTATAGACTACAAGTTAGCATAATCactaagctaacttaacaaacaagctaacttaaccaATAAGCTAACTTAACGAATTGGGATAGCCCAATTTGACATGCTAATAACATAGCATATTTCGATTGTCGCATGCTTAAGCGTCCTTCAACTAAAGCATGCAAGGCTTCGCCATCAACATGTGAACAAACTTTGACTTCATGCTTAAACTCTGCAGAACCATGAAGCTACCCCTGTCGAAACTAGAGTTCAATCCAAAAtaccacaaatctccaccttagaACACATTATACAACATGAAGAGAACAAGCTAGCTTTCATCATGCAATGTTATCAACTAGATACAGTGGAAGAACTTGCCTCTGGACAATGACTTGGGGATTAGATTTGCAACATTGTGATCTGTCAAAACCCTCATCACTTTAGCTTATCCACTCTCAATTTTCTCCCTAACAAAATGCATTCTAACATCAATGTGCTTTGTTCTCTCATGATAGGTTGAATTCTTCGATAGATGTATGGCACTTTGACTATCATATTTAACAGTGATAACTTGACCTTTAAGTTTCAGTTCCTTAACAAACCCTTCAAACCACAATGATTATTTCACAGCCTCGGTGAGGGAAATGTATTCTGCTTTAGTGGTTTATAACGCAACAAACTTCTGAAGCATTTATTTTCAACTAATTGttatgccaaacatagtgaaaacatatccaaaaaGAGATTTTATTGTATCCCTACATCATGCATAGTCAGAGTGAACAAAACCTTAGACTCCGGCCTCGCCTTCACTCATGGTTCAACCATAAACCAAGACTCTACACGGGGATCGCTTTATGTATCTCAGAATCCACTTTAGAGCTTGCTAGTGCGTGTTTCCAAGATTCGCCATATACCCGCTTACAAGGCTCACTACATATGTATGTTATGTATACCCTAGTACAAACCATGACATACACCTAAGAGCCTATTAAACATACATCTAAGATCCTATTAAACTAGCATATGAGATTCTATTCATATAGACTCTTTCAATTTTAGTACAAGGACTTTGTGTCGTGCTCAATTTGAATTGATGATTGGTCGGTGTTACAACATGCTTTGAATTCAACATACCAAATTTGTCGAGAATCTTCTTCAGGTATGTCTCAAGTGATAAGCATAGTTTTGACAGATTTATATCTCTCTGGATGTCAATCCTAAGAATTCTGGAGGCAGCTCACAGATTCTTCATGTTGAACTCCTTATCGAGTTCAATCTTCACCTTCACTATATCCTCGACATAGCTGTTTGCTATGaggatgtcatccacataaagcaaaaaaaaagaagcaaatttccaggtcaaaatctgaagtaaacacaatgGTCGAGTGACTCCTAGTGAAACCTATGTGTGCCAcaaacttgtcgaatctcctgtTCCATTGACCAGGAAATTGTTTCAAGACGTATAACGAAatatttagcttgcacacataatctttgTTTCCCTATTCTGTACACCCTTCATGTTGACTCATcaagattgtttcatctagattgtttcatctagatcaccatacaagaaaccAGCCTTCACATCCATATGTTCCAGCTCCAAGTCAAACTTTACCAcaatggcaagcaacattcgaatggatttGCGCTTCACAACAAGTGAgaacacatcattaaagtcgacTCCTTATTTCTGAGTGAACCCCTAGCAACTAATCTTGCCTTGTATCTCTTTCGTATTACTTATTTGATTCCTTCCTCAACCTTAAAGATTCGCTTACAACTGACTAACATGACCCTTGCAGATTTCTCGATCAGCTCCCAAGTGTTATTATCATGaatagatttcatctcatcattcgtGGTTTTATGCAATTCAGTATCactatgctccacctcaacatgaATATCTTCTTATTAAATCGAtgtatatttttgaataattattttgcagacatgtttagaatgttataaaaagttcctcgaaaaaaaaaagaacttaaaatttaatttttaagtcaaGATTtgcatt contains:
- the LOC131608063 gene encoding cytochrome P450 89A2-like, with product MEFWFIALVSLCVGSLIRATVSAIGGNTKRVSLPPGPLHIPILSTILWLRKSLSQIQSFLRTTHAKYGPIISFRVGFRPIVFISDRSVAYNALIQNSSVFSERPKAPPNIKLISSNQHTINSASYGATWRTLRRNLAAEMLHPSRAKSFSEIRRWVLQTLLDRLKSSSESSDSIKVVDHIQYAMFCLLVFMCYGERVNDDKINDIERVQRTLLLSLNKFNLLNFFPKITRVLFRKRWEELLKLKQDQNDVLLPLIRARKQAKESGSIKNNVVSYVDTLVELELPEEKRKLNEDEIVSLCSEFLNAGTDTTSTALQWIMANLVKYPQVQDKIMEELKAAFGDERNEENAEVKEEDLHKLPYLKSVILEGLRRHPPGHFVLPHTVKEDVVLNGYLVPKDGIVNFMVADIGRDPRVWEDPMAFKPERFMKEETFDITGSKEIKMMPFGVGRRICPGYNLAMLHLEYFVANLVWNFEWKLPEGGDVDLSEKHEFTVVMKNPLQVHISPRV